CTTGCCCACCAGCTGGCCGGAGATAAAGGTCACCCGCAAATTCCGCGGCAAGACCTTCAACATCACCATCCAGAACCCGGACAAGAAGTGCAAAGGCATCAAGTCCCTCACCATCAACGGCAAGGCCATCGAAGGCGATACCATCCCCCTCACCGCCGCCTCGGACGTGAACGAAGTGGTAGCAGTGATCGGCTAATCCGAAAACAACAGATTATTCTCCCCAAGGGCCGCTCCACTGAGCGGCCCTTTTTGGTGGCGCGAGACGTCCTCGGCTCGCGCAAAAACGCCACCTCCACAACAACGCCCACCAACTCCCCAAGAGCGCCGACCTCCCCATCGTCCCCTCCCATTTCGCTCAACCTTCTCCCCACTCCACTGACCCCCAAAACGCGGGCCGAGGACGTCCCGCGCCACCTAATCCACCTACTCATCCGGGAGCCACCTCCACTTCCAATCCTCCCACCGCTCGCACAGCTCCTTGGCCAACGGATTATTCAAAACGTACTCCCGCTTCCCATCCAACGATGCGTCATGCCGTATCCGATGGTCGAAGTAGTTGCTCTGCCAAGACACGCCAAAGCGCTTCGCGGTGTAGCTTTTCCAATTCCCAATCACTTCGCTCATCGAGCGACACGGATCAAACGAAAGCAAAGCATGAACATGATCCGGCATCAGCATGAACACGCGACAATACCAAATCCCCTTGGCATGGTTAAACGCCACCGACTCCAGCAACCCCTCGCCAATGCCCTCCGCAATCAGAGACCCACTCCATTCACGCTGCACCCGTATCCGAATATGAAAGACAGCTCCATCCTTCACCCATCCAGGTACAGCATGGCACAACCGCTTCGGGTATTTGGATTCCATGAGCCAAACCTGTAGGCTTGCTTTTCCAAAAGCAAGCCGGTGGCGCGAGACGTCCTCGGCTCGCGCAAGAACGCCACCTTCACGCCAACGCCAAACAATTCCCATCAACCCCCAAGCGCGGGCCGAGGACGTCCCGCGCCACCTTTCACTCCGCCCTCAAAAAAGCAGCCTAAGCCTACAAAGGCCCAGGCTGCTCGCACGGTGTGGTAAATCTCTATTTTCCGCCGAAATCCGTTTTCATTTCCGGCGCTTTCGCCTCGAGCGTTCCAGCGTTCTTCAACAAGGACTCCGCTTCATCTTCCCTTCCATCGGCAACTAAACGCTCCGCTAACGCTACAATCACTTCGTCCGCTTCACCCTTTCGATCCTGCTCGTAGAGCATCTTCGCTAAGCCAACATGCCAGTCCTT
This genomic interval from Pelagicoccus sp. SDUM812003 contains the following:
- a CDS encoding transposase, with the translated sequence MESKYPKRLCHAVPGWVKDGAVFHIRIRVQREWSGSLIAEGIGEGLLESVAFNHAKGIWYCRVFMLMPDHVHALLSFDPCRSMSEVIGNWKSYTAKRFGVSWQSNYFDHRIRHDASLDGKREYVLNNPLAKELCERWEDWKWRWLPDE